Within the Meiothermus sp. CFH 77666 genome, the region ATCTCCGCTATCGTATCCGGGGGCGCTACCGGCACAGCCACCACCAGGCGTTTGGGGTGTTGTCGCTGGGCTGCTGCAATAGCCGCCTTCATGGTGGCGCCGGTGGCCAGCCCATCGTCAACCAGGAGCACGGTTTTACCGGTCAGATCGGGGAAAGGCTTATGGCCTCGGTACAATTGCTCCCGGCGCTGTAGTTCGGCCTGTTGCTGCCGTTCTACAGCCAGGATGGTCTCCGCCGAAATCTGCAGGCTCTCTACAATTTCTTGGTTGAGTACCCGCCCCCCACCCGAGGCAATAGCGCCCATGGCCAGCTCTTCGTGGCCGGGGGTGCCCAGTTTGCGTACCACCCAAACGTCCAGCGGGGCACGCAACCGGCGGGCTACCGGATAGGCCACCGGTACACCCCCCCTGGGCAGGGCAAACACCAGCAGATGGGGTTCCCGGTCGTACCCCAACTCCACCAGTCGCTCGGCCAGCAGCTCACCGGCCTGGTTGCGGTCTTTGAAGGGTTTCATGAAACCTCCTTGGGGCTCTTGTAAGTTTGTAGTCTCTGATTATCCATTGGAACGCCGAAAGCCGAGGGCCGTGTTTACAAAAGGTCATCATCCAGCATCTAAGGAACACCAACAGACAGAAAGTGGCTTCAGCTATCCTTATGCCCCCTTTTTCACCTTCAGCCTAGAATCGGGGCATTACCAAGCGGTTACAAGTGCTGCTTGAAGCTTCTCAGATGTGGATAGGGCGTCATTCAGGGCATGGCGTGCCCGCTATACTGCTTCAGGTGAGCCAAATTCGAGCCGATGGCCTCTCCAAGTTTTATCCGGTAGCCCTCAAAGAGCCGGGGTTCGTGGGCACGCTGCGACACTTTTTCCAACGCAAATACCGTCAGGTAGAGGCTGTTAGAGACGTTTCGTTTGCGATTGCACCGGGCGAGGTGGTGGGCTTTTTGGGGCCCAATGGGGCCGGTAAAACCACCACCCTCAAGCTGCTTTCGGGCCTGATTTACCCCAGTGCCGGGCAGGTGGAGGTGGCCGGACACCAGCCCTTCAAGCGGGAGCATGCGTTCTTGCGCAAGATTACCCTGGTGATGGGCAACAAGCAGCAACTAATCTGGGACTTGCCAGCTGCCGATAGCTTTCGGGTCAACGCCGCCGTGTATGAGATTCCCGATAACGAGTTCAAAAAACGGGTGGGCGAACTGAGTGAGATGCTGGCACTGGAGGGCAAGCTCAACCAGCCGGTGCGCAAGCTGAGCCTGGGTGAACGCATGAAGGCCGAGCTGCTGGCAGCGCTTTTGCACCGGCCCCAGGTCTTGTTCCTGGACGAGCCCACCCTGGGGCTGGATGTGAATGCCCAGGTGGCCGTGCGGGAGTTTTTGCGCGAGTACAACCGGCGTTACCGGGCCACCATTCTGCTCACCAGCCACTACATGGCCGATATCACCGCCCTGTGTGAGCGGGTCTTGATGATTCATCACGGGAAGCTTATTTACGACGGTGGGTTGGGGGGGTTGCTCGAGCGCTTTGCCCCCTACCGTGAGGTACATATCCAGCTTGGGCAACCCGTGGAGAAAGACCGACTGGCGCAGTATGGCGAGCTGCGCGAACTCGAGGGGCTCGAGGCTCGGCTCCTGGTTCGGCGGGAGCAACTGGTGAGCGGGGTCAGCCAGATGCTTCGTGAACTGCCCATAGACGACCTCGAGGTGCGGGAGCCGGCCATCGAAGAGGTGATCGGACAGGTGTTTGCCGATACCAGGCTGATTGCTGGGTCAATGGCCGATGGTCTATAGCCGATAGCCAAAGGCTGAAGGCTGAAAGCCAAAGGCCAAAGATAGAGATGGTGGCGAACCGCTCTGGTTAGGGCGCCATGGGTAGCCGTGCGGCTCTACACCGAGTGGGTCAAGGTCTTTGCGCAGAGGCTGTTTGAAGTTCACAAACCCTGTCGTTTGTTCGTGTGCGACGGAATGAACTGCACTGCATCGGCCAGAGGGCTATTGGTGCACCTTTGCTGGGTGCGTTAGGCTGTGGGTACTGCTATGGAACGCGC harbors:
- a CDS encoding phosphoribosyltransferase; translated protein: MKPFKDRNQAGELLAERLVELGYDREPHLLVFALPRGGVPVAYPVARRLRAPLDVWVVRKLGTPGHEELAMGAIASGGGRVLNQEIVESLQISAETILAVERQQQAELQRREQLYRGHKPFPDLTGKTVLLVDDGLATGATMKAAIAAAQRQHPKRLVVAVPVAPPDTIAEIQSLVDEVVCLETPAFFQAVGLWYEHFPQTSDEEVLALLQAAQAMPAPSDAG
- a CDS encoding ATP-binding cassette domain-containing protein, translated to MSQIRADGLSKFYPVALKEPGFVGTLRHFFQRKYRQVEAVRDVSFAIAPGEVVGFLGPNGAGKTTTLKLLSGLIYPSAGQVEVAGHQPFKREHAFLRKITLVMGNKQQLIWDLPAADSFRVNAAVYEIPDNEFKKRVGELSEMLALEGKLNQPVRKLSLGERMKAELLAALLHRPQVLFLDEPTLGLDVNAQVAVREFLREYNRRYRATILLTSHYMADITALCERVLMIHHGKLIYDGGLGGLLERFAPYREVHIQLGQPVEKDRLAQYGELRELEGLEARLLVRREQLVSGVSQMLRELPIDDLEVREPAIEEVIGQVFADTRLIAGSMADGL